Below is a genomic region from Zea mays cultivar B73 chromosome 9, Zm-B73-REFERENCE-NAM-5.0, whole genome shotgun sequence.
GATATCTGGAACCAGATCCTCTCCTGGGAAAGGGTTGGTCTTACTGCAGCAAGTAGACCCatcaaatttcgacagcatcagcGAGTGGTGGGTTTGACAACCTCTCTCATCACAAAAGACTGAAGAAGAGACTTCGATGGAATCACGATCTACATCATGTTCATGTGGAACATTTGGAAAGAGTGTAATTAAAAGGATTTTCGAGCATAGCTCACTGTCGGCGTTGCAGCCTTGCAGGTGGGTGCAGGGAAAATAAAAGAGTCTTTCGCTTTATAGGAGTGCTGATGTTCACTAGCAGCCTCGCCTATTGTGTTTGATATTCTCTTAGTTTCACCTGCGGGTCTTTTTATGCAGGAGGAGGTGTGCTCCTGGTGTGTGTGAGATCTGTGATCCTGTTTCTATAACTCTTTTCCCTCTTCAATGAAGGCATAGCTCCAAAGTTGACACGACTGTCATATGAAAACTGACTTGATTCTTCACTAATCTCGCAGCCCATCACCCAAGTTTTCAGAACTTAAATAAAACCAAGTGCTGCACACACACATTTCATCGAACACATGAACCTCACACAACTCCGAATCCGCATCCATCTGAAGGCCGAAGTTATACGAAGAGGATAATACTACGAGGAGAGCGCGGTATAAACAAACAGCAGTAGCCGCACCTGTCGTTGGTGTGCATGAGTGCGAGCTTGAGCGGCCCCGACTGCAGCTCGGCCCAGCGGAGCGTGCAGACGTTTACACTGAAGTCGAGACCCTCCGAGTAGAACCGTGCTGCCCGCGGTACGTCCCGGTGCAGCTGCAGCACCCACCGGAGCGTCGCCGCCGCCATTCCCCACCACCCCCCTCCCTCCTCTAGTCCTCCGGATCAGGCCGTCAACGAACGAGGACAGCAGTCAGCAGCACTCTCACATCCAACGGCCCAGACGGCGAGCAACACAAACCCAACGAATCAAATTCGACTACTTGGGCCGTGTTGGGCAATAAAAGCCCAACTTATCAAACCAGAGCGAGCCCACCAAGCAGCCGCCTTCTTCCTTTGCGGAGGCGAAAACCCGAAAACCCTTCCTCTTCCGCCGACCTCTCGACAGCATTAGACGCAGGCGCCGCCGACTGCCGTGGAGAGCGCGAGGTAGCTGCGGGTGCTAGGGTTTGGCTCGAGATGGGGAAGGCAAAGAGCAAGGGCCCTAAATTCGCGGCGGTGAAGAAGATTATCACCAAGAAAACCATCAATAAGTAAGGCAACCATCTCCAGCTGCCAGTCCGCTCCCCTATGGTTAGGTTCATGCTACTGGAAATTCTAATTTTTGTGTATGATAGGTACAAGGAGGATGTGCTgaaccacaagaagaaggacgcggacaaGGAGAAACTCGGCCGGAATGTGTGAGTGTTTGTTTGCGCTCGGATTGGTTTCCTGTGCTTGTTTGGATTGTTGATGTTGTTTTCTTCTGTGATTTACAGGCCGCAGGTTTCGTCGGCGTTGTTCTTCAGCTACAACACAGCATTGGGGCCGCCGTATCGGGTGATTGTGGATACCAACTTCATCAATTTCTCGATACAGAATAAGGTTAGTCGTTTAATTATCTGCTGCTCTCCTATTTCACTGATATATTTTTTATGCAACAGAGGGTCAATACTTGCATGCCCACTGCTTCACTCAGTTAATAATTGAAGATACTGAGTTAATGTGGTGGATTTAATTGATTGTTGACCCGTTCCAGCTTATCTGTACTCTGTATGCTGTATTGTCACAAGAAATGTTGTGCACAATTTCACGTTGTTCGCTGGAGCTACTGATTCTTACCAGATACTGAAACCTTAGGGAAATTAAAAACAAATAGTTAGGATGACTGTTAAGTAAGTTAGGATATAAGCATTGTGATCCGTTTTACTGTTTTAGCAAATAGCAAAACAAACAGCAGCCAACCCCTCTGGGACTGGGAATCATGTTATAACTGTCTCGATTTCCCATCCGATATGGTTGCTGTGATAAGAATGTTCCCTTCAACTCAGGATTTGATTCATTAACACATAATAATGGGGCCACTCATATTTGTGACTAAATCTTCTTTTCCCCCATGCAGCTGGATTTGGAGAAGGGAATGATGGATTGCCTTTATGCAAAATGTAAGCATttaactctgttatcttgcattcccATTATCTTTTTGGTGAACTGAGATACCCCTTTAATATCTTTTCAACTCTGATGCCTTGTTATGAAGGTACCCCATGTATCACGGACTGTGTTATGGCTGAGCTTGAAAAGCTGGGGCAGAAGTATCGTGTGGCCTTGAGGTGTGCTCCTATCCAATGCTGTTCCCACATTGTGTtatttaatgtcttcttttggctTTATCTGCTTCATTGTATCAAATAGAGGTTAGATTAGTTTTTTTATCTATGCCTCTTGTTGTTATCTTCCACTATAAAGATGTCGATTGCATGTACTTGCTGTTATACTAAATTCTTCAGCATAACTTTCATCTATCTGCACAATCTAATTTACCTCCCTCACAGAATTGCCAAGGACCCTAGGTTCCAAATATTAGCATGCACACACAAGGGAACCTATGCTGATGACTGCATTGTGGAGAGGGTCACTCAAGTAAAAGCTCTCTCTTCTTGAACACCCTTTGTTTGTTTGGAGCATGAGTACTGGGAGTATTCTATTAAGTGCTAACTCTATAGCGAGTTCGTAAGATAGCTCCTGCTAGGGAACTTGTGACTTACACTTATCACTAGTAAACTGCGACATTGGGCACAAAAGTGAATTAATTGTGTATATAATGTATATTCCTAGTTTCTTTTCAAATGTTAATTTAGAGATATATGCAAGTTCTTGAAGCATTGGCTGTTCAAATTTCAAACTTTATGCTTAGCCAACATTTGAGAGGTGTCTGATTGCTTTAGAATTTACTTTTGCCCAATCTTTGAGAGGTAGAAGGGCAGCCAGGTGcagtggtgagagctgtctcactgaGTCACCATGATGTGGGTTCTAAGGGTTCGAAGCAGACTTGCATTTGCGTGGTAaggcttgcctcggtttatccctctctcagaccccactcatgtgggaaTCTACGGCACTGGGTCTGATCTGCCCAATATTTGATAGGTGTGGCTGAATGCTATGTTTTCCGAGATTAGAGA
It encodes:
- the LOC118473284 gene encoding rRNA-processing protein FCF1 homolog — its product is MGKAKSKGPKFAAVKKIITKKTINKYKEDVLNHKKKDADKEKLGRNVPQVSSALFFSYNTALGPPYRVIVDTNFINFSIQNKLDLEKGMMDCLYAKCTPCITDCVMAELEKLGQKYRVALRIAKDPRFQILACTHKGTYADDCIVERVTQHKCYIVATCDRDLKRRIRKVPGVPIMYITRHRYSIERLPEATIGGAPRI